The following coding sequences lie in one Aspergillus luchuensis IFO 4308 DNA, chromosome 8, nearly complete sequence genomic window:
- a CDS encoding uncharacterized protein (COG:G;~EggNog:ENOG410PMT3;~InterPro:IPR005829,IPR005828,IPR003663,IPR036259, IPR020846;~PFAM:PF00083;~TransMembrane:6 (i47-69o93-113i125-145o151-172i184-203o215-238i);~go_component: GO:0016020 - membrane [Evidence IEA];~go_component: GO:0016021 - integral component of membrane [Evidence IEA];~go_function: GO:0022857 - transmembrane transporter activity [Evidence IEA];~go_process: GO:0055085 - transmembrane transport [Evidence IEA]), whose translation MMDKKPIDPAKELSPDGRSSIQGGIAHHAEDPLPEREPYGPPGIRGLIANPFVLMCAACSTLGGLTFGYDQGVVSVILVMDQFLERFPEVNSGFWKGLMTAMIELGAFLGAMNQGWIADKISRRYSIIVAVCIFTVGSVLQTAAVDYAMLTVARLIGGVGIGMLSMVAPLYISEISPPECRGTLLVMEELFIVLGIVIAYWITYGTRYMSGEWAWRLPFLLQLIPGFILSAGVIVLPFSPRWLVAKGRVQEALQSLSKLRQLPPSDKRVRQELLDIKAEVRFHQELNAEKHPNLQGGGIKNAILLDLACWADCFKKGCWRRTHIGVMMMFFQQVSSKMPQKIIPESN comes from the exons ATGATGGATAAGAAGCCTATAGATCCTGCAAAGGAGCTGTCTCCGGATGGTCGTTCATCCATCCAGGGGGGCATTGCTCACCATGCAGAGGACCCTCTCCCCGAAAGGGAACCTTATGGACCCCCAGGTATTAGGGGACTCATAGCAAACCCATTCGTCCTCATGTGTGCTGCTTGCTCGACGCTGGGAGGTCTCACATTTGGGTATGATCAGGGTGTAGTCTCGGTCATCCTAGTCATGGACCAATTCTTGGAGCGTTTCCCCGAGGTGAACTCCGGCTTTTGGAAAGGTTTGATGACAGCGATGATCGAGCTAGGGGCATTCCTTGGTGCCATGAATCAGGGTTGGATTGCGGACAAAATCTCTCGCCGTTATTCGATCATCGTCGCAGTTTGCATTTTCACGGTTGGATCAGTATTGCAGACAGCAGCGGTCGACTATGCCATGTTGACTGTCGCACGACTGATTGGTGGTGTGGGGATTGGTATGCTGTCAATGGTGGCTCCCTTGTATATCTCCGAAATTA GTCCTCCCGAGTGCCGTGGTACACTTCTGGTCATGGAAGAGTTGTTCATCGTCCTTGGAATCGTCATTGCATACTGGATCACCTATGGCACTAGATACATGTCTGGAGAGTGGGCATGGCGCCTTCCCTTCCTGCTGCAGTTGATCCCGGGTTTCATCTTATCGGCGGGTGTTATTGTACTGCCTTTCTCTCCAAGATGGCTTGTTGCCAAAGGAAGGGTCCAGGAGGCTCTTCAGAGTCTATCGAAACTGCGTCAGTTGCCTCCATCCGATAAGCGCGTCAGACAGGAGCTTCTGGACATCAAAGCCGAGGTTCGCTTCCATCAGGAACTCAACGCAGAAAAGCACCCCAATCTGCAGGGTGGGGGAATCAAGAATGCAATTTTGCTTGATCTGGCATGCTGGGCCGATTGCTTCAAAAAGGGTTGCTGGCGGAGGACGCACATTGGtgtcatgatgatgttcttccaACAGGTGAGCAGCAAGATGCCTCAAAAAATCATCCCAGAAAGCAACTAA
- a CDS encoding putative C6 transcription factor (COG:S;~EggNog:ENOG410PI62;~InterPro:IPR036864,IPR007219,IPR001138;~PFAM:PF00172,PF04082;~TransMembrane:1 (o578-599i);~go_function: GO:0000981 - DNA-binding transcription factor activity, RNA polymerase II-specific [Evidence IEA];~go_function: GO:0003677 - DNA binding [Evidence IEA];~go_function: GO:0008270 - zinc ion binding [Evidence IEA];~go_process: GO:0006351 - transcription, DNA-templated [Evidence IEA];~go_process: GO:0006355 - regulation of transcription, DNA-templated [Evidence IEA]), giving the protein MYHSPAPADRSEEDSQKHRKRISRACDSCYKRKIKCDAAVPQCNWCSHHDIPCTFNRVITRKRKAKSDAKGSREKETPGLAERIERIEKFLTENLLKEPTPSATPPSIDYHESPIGSRSSEYTHDFSRESSTFNEKSGSSSVPLHFAGRELGCINLFTGIPLLLPEGKQWVQSRTGQNIALSKLVSSNKPPWERQRALTSNALVTNPHPESAFDLPDRNVIDTYFRLFCMSFVRRIFPVVDPVLFKETIENAYQQPRTRLSYGKVSTKACVLAFAAFTSLVPPLEFEHEFRKYAPLNSETYFTRAQCLLPQVLQESASVEGLQVISMMSLFELVTGNLQSASYYGSIAARMIFILGGHTASSMPENPETPQNEIAMRSQRQIRYLFWLGYTIEKDVSLRTGQPQLFTEDNCDLTIPASYSETLFNFPLDCRQIPPEDMPEDPVFPVDIRLSIIKARAYNALYSFKGLKKTDAEILKEIRELDDELEKWRLSIPLAWRPTLSFVKETPDPNANMHSVILRLNYHLCMTIIHQASGRCRDWSKEEGGIMHGVNSSLALSVEASRSTLLYLQASEHVLIDGMFWTLIFYPMSALLAIFCNILQNPSDPQATKDLGLLKTAMSMLERIFLRQPSSVHEIVHIKMIADFVAELYRLASCAIEKAWHERSG; this is encoded by the exons ATGTATCACTCTCCGGCACCTGCTGACAGGTCGGAAGAAGACTCCCAGAAGCATAGGAAGCGTATATCGAGGGCCTGCGATTCATGCTACAAAAGAAAG ATTAAATGTGATGCAGCTGTGCCTCAGTGTAATTGGTGCAGTCATCATGACATTCCGTGTACCTTTAACCGGGTCATTACTCGGAAGCGGAAAGCCAAGAGCGATGCAAAAGG ATctagagagaaagaaactcCCGGACTGGCTGAGCGTATTGAGCGCATAGAAAAGTTCCTTACGGAGAATCTTCTCAAAGAGCCTA CTCCCTCTGCAACACCACCTAGTATCGATTATCATGAATCTCCTATAGGGTCGCGATCTTCTGAATATACCCACGACTTTTCGAGAGAATCTTCGACCTTCAATGAGAAGTCaggttcttcttcggtgccTCTACATTTCGCAGGTCGCGAGTTGGGATGCATAAACCTGTTCACGGGCATTCCGTTACTGCTCCCAGAGGGCAAACAATGGGTTCAATCACGGACCGGACAAAATATTGCGCTCAGCAAGTTAGTCAGTTCCAACAAGCCGCCGTGGGAAAGACAACGGGCATTAACATCCAATGCGCTGGTGACGAATCCCCATCCCGAAAGCGCATTCGACCTGCCTGATCGAAACGTCATAGACACTTACTTCAGGCTGTTTTGCATGTCCTTTGTAAGGCGTATATTTCCAGTTGTGGATCCTGTTCTCTTCAAGGAAACTATTGAAAATGCTTATCAGCAACCACGAACAAGGCTTTCGTATGGGAAAGTGAGCACCAAGGCATGTGTGCTTGCCTTTGCCGCCTTTACATCTTTAGTACCACCTCTCGAATTTGAGCATGAGTTCCGAAAATATGCCCCTCTTAACAGTGAGACCTACTTCACGAGAGCACAATGCTTACTGCCTCAGGTTTTGCAAGAGTCTGCTTCGGTGGAGGGACTACAGGTGATatcgatgatg TCACTCTTCGAGCTAGTAACCGGCAACTTACAGTCAGCCAGCTACTACGGTTCAATCGCAGCACGCATGATTTTCATCCTAGGCGGACACACTGCTAGTTCAATGCCAGAAAACCCGGAGACGCCGCAAAACGAGATCGCCATGAGGTCACAGAGACAAATCCGATATCTCTTCTGGCTCGGTTACACGATTGAAAAAGATGTGTCCCTTCGGACTGGACAGCCCCAGCTCTTTACGGAAGATAACTGTGACTTAACAATACCCGCCAGTTACAGTGAGACTCTATTCAATTTCCCGCTCGACTGCCGGCAAATACCTCCAGAAGACATGCCCGAAGATCCAGTCTTCCCAGTGGACATCCGCCTGAGTATAATCAAGGCTCGTGCCTACAACGCCCTGTACTCTTTCAAAGGTCTGAAGAAAACGGACGCCGAGATCCTGAAGGAAATCCGCGAACTGGACGACGAGCTCGAAAAATGGAGACTGTCGATACCTCTAGCATGGCGGCCTACATTATCCTTCGTGAAAGAAACCCCCGACCCGAACGCCAACATGCATTCAGTCATACTGCGGCTAAACTACCATCTCTGCATGACAATCATCCACCAAGCCAGTGGCCGATGCAGGGACTGGTCtaaggaagaaggtggaatCATGCACGGCGTCAACTCCAGCTTAGCTCTGTCCGTCGAAGCCAGTCGTTCAACACTACTCTACCTTCAAGCATCAGAACATGTCCTGATCGACGGTATGTTCTG GACCCTCATCTTCTACCCCATGTCCGCCCTGCTAGCCATATTCTGCAACATCCTCCAAAACCCCTCCGATCCCCAGGCCACCAAAGATCTCGGCCTACTCAAAACGGCAATGAGCATGCTGGAAAGGATTTTCCTGCGCCAACCGTCCTCGGTCCATGAAATCGTGCATATCAAAATGATTGCGGATTTTGTGGCTGAGTTGTATAGACTGGCTAGCTGTGCGATTGAGAAAGCGTGGCATGAGCGTTCTGGCTAA